A stretch of the Archangium violaceum genome encodes the following:
- a CDS encoding helix-turn-helix domain-containing protein, which translates to MEYEMLSKSLGEVARLARERLGLTQAQVARQADLAPNVYGRIERGHMMPAVPTLRRLAVVLGLSADVLLALTPAEVAPSVDAPTPEGSLSPELRQTVRMLRGWSPGKVKLLNRILRSIENAPEEE; encoded by the coding sequence ATGGAATACGAAATGCTCTCGAAGTCCCTTGGCGAGGTGGCCCGCCTCGCCCGCGAGCGGCTGGGCCTTACCCAGGCCCAGGTGGCGCGCCAGGCCGACCTGGCTCCCAACGTCTACGGCCGCATCGAACGCGGCCACATGATGCCCGCCGTCCCCACGCTGCGCCGCCTCGCCGTGGTGCTTGGCCTCTCCGCTGACGTGCTGCTCGCGCTCACGCCCGCGGAGGTCGCGCCTTCGGTGGACGCCCCCACGCCCGAGGGGAGCCTGTCCCCGGAGCTGCGGCAGACGGTGCGCATGCTGCGCGGCTGGTCCCCCGGCAAGGTGAAGCTCCTCAACCGCATTCTTAGGTCCATCGAGAACGCTCCCGAAGAGGAGTGA
- a CDS encoding protein kinase domain-containing protein, with translation MSQPSDSGGPPSQLTFEAGGYLYSIQRPLVSHPDYDTLLLSTRQLATGGPFKLVVLKPVLLEHGREARTRAMEEVRLSKFLRHRNIAPVLGSAVHNEVAYVVMDIGHGRFLLSLMDAAVSVSRKLTYDFAAYVAAEVADALDYAHRAADEEGRPLHLVHRAVGPMRIRVGDDGRIQLTNFGAAYSELLGRIRTPPDLLRGDPAYIAPEILLGFCKPEASQTDPLTPKKLDGRADVFSLGLVLLEMLLARYPLDPPDTLWLDVEQRFPPEVRGERSSLLPLETLANRVLHFGPEEVQRAAEELPEPLQRILSRALRPNPDERYQTAGQMRDELRAFLSRPEQQKPFGAKEAKAEANTLFDQASNLDRLGAYSVVERGALPLPPDMTFEDSDGLDD, from the coding sequence ATGTCCCAACCGTCGGATTCTGGCGGGCCCCCGTCTCAACTCACCTTCGAGGCGGGTGGCTACCTCTATTCCATTCAGCGTCCTCTGGTCTCGCACCCCGACTACGACACCCTGCTGCTCTCCACGCGCCAGCTCGCCACGGGTGGGCCCTTCAAGCTGGTTGTCCTCAAGCCTGTTCTCCTGGAGCACGGGCGTGAGGCTCGCACGCGCGCCATGGAGGAGGTGCGGCTCTCCAAGTTCCTGCGCCACCGCAACATCGCCCCGGTGCTCGGCTCCGCCGTGCACAATGAGGTGGCCTACGTCGTCATGGACATCGGGCATGGCCGCTTCCTGCTCTCCCTCATGGACGCCGCGGTATCCGTGAGCCGGAAGCTCACATACGACTTCGCGGCCTACGTCGCCGCCGAGGTGGCGGACGCGCTCGACTACGCGCACCGTGCTGCGGACGAAGAGGGCCGTCCCCTCCACCTCGTGCACCGGGCCGTGGGCCCCATGCGCATTCGCGTGGGCGACGACGGCCGCATACAGCTCACCAACTTTGGCGCCGCCTACTCGGAGTTGCTCGGCCGCATCCGCACGCCTCCGGACCTGCTCCGGGGAGACCCGGCCTACATCGCCCCGGAAATCCTCCTCGGCTTCTGCAAGCCCGAGGCGAGCCAGACGGACCCCCTCACCCCGAAGAAGCTGGATGGACGGGCCGACGTCTTCTCCCTGGGACTCGTTCTGCTGGAAATGCTGCTCGCCCGCTACCCGCTGGACCCGCCTGACACCCTCTGGCTGGACGTCGAGCAACGCTTCCCGCCAGAGGTGCGCGGTGAGCGCTCCTCGCTGCTACCCCTGGAGACACTCGCCAACCGCGTGCTGCACTTCGGACCGGAAGAGGTGCAACGTGCCGCCGAGGAGCTGCCCGAGCCATTGCAGCGGATTCTCTCCAGGGCGCTGCGTCCCAACCCGGACGAGCGCTACCAGACGGCGGGGCAGATGCGCGATGAACTGCGCGCCTTCCTCAGCCGCCCGGAGCAGCAGAAGCCCTTCGGCGCGAAGGAGGCGAAGGCGGAGGCGAACACCCTCTTCGACCAGGCCTCGAACCTGGACCGGCTGGGCGCCTACTCCGTTGTCGAGCGAGGCGCCCTCCCGTTGCCCCCGGACATGACTTTCGAAGACTCCGACGGGCTCGACGACTGA
- a CDS encoding helix-turn-helix domain-containing protein encodes MAQQPKTPAGLARHLGRVAREARQKAGLTQAEAAERIGLATEVYGRLERGNMLPSLPTLLRLCRALAVDANPLLGFSASQPPEWLTLEAPAEDEPPAMRRLLRTVRQLKPRQLTALSSAASAMLPASAAPASHDVRQPAQ; translated from the coding sequence ATGGCCCAACAACCCAAGACACCGGCCGGGCTCGCACGCCACCTTGGAAGGGTGGCTCGCGAGGCGCGACAGAAGGCCGGGTTGACGCAGGCGGAAGCCGCTGAGCGGATTGGACTGGCGACAGAGGTGTACGGACGCCTGGAGCGCGGCAACATGCTCCCGAGCCTCCCCACACTGCTGCGGCTGTGCCGTGCGCTGGCCGTGGATGCCAACCCGCTGCTGGGGTTTTCCGCCTCACAGCCGCCCGAATGGCTCACGCTGGAGGCCCCCGCCGAGGACGAGCCCCCCGCCATGCGGCGCCTGCTGCGCACGGTGCGTCAGTTGAAGCCGCGCCAGCTCACCGCCCTGAGCAGCGCGGCCAGCGCGATGCTGCCTGCCTCGGCCGCACCGGCCTCACACGACGTCAGGCAGCCCGCGCAGTGA
- a CDS encoding helix-turn-helix domain-containing protein, whose protein sequence is MDAIAKRFLGKTARAARLRLGLTQAQVAQRLDMAVGVYGRIERGGMMPSIPTVLRLCRVLKLDANALLGFSSPTPPPWFAPQRPTVERAAVRDLLRIARRLGPRQRAALGGMARAMLLSEGGPDAGRAATHTESGE, encoded by the coding sequence ATGGACGCAATCGCGAAGAGATTCCTCGGAAAGACGGCCCGAGCTGCCCGCCTCCGGCTGGGCCTCACCCAGGCCCAGGTTGCTCAGCGCCTCGACATGGCGGTGGGCGTCTACGGACGCATCGAGCGCGGCGGCATGATGCCGAGCATCCCCACCGTGCTTCGGCTCTGCCGCGTGCTGAAGCTGGATGCGAACGCGCTCCTCGGCTTCTCCTCGCCGACGCCGCCCCCTTGGTTCGCGCCCCAGCGCCCCACGGTGGAGCGGGCTGCCGTCCGCGACTTGCTGCGCATCGCGCGCCGTCTCGGCCCACGCCAACGGGCCGCGCTTGGCGGCATGGCTCGCGCCATGCTGCTGTCCGAAGGTGGCCCGGACGCCGGACGAGCGGCAACCCACACGGAGTCAGGAGAGTAG